One window of the Rhizobiaceae bacterium genome contains the following:
- a CDS encoding alpha/beta hydrolase: protein MPEVIFNGPAGRLEGRYQPSKEKNAPIAIVLHPHPQFGGTMNNKIVYDLFYMFQKRAFTTLRFNFRGIGRSQGEFDHGAGELSDAAAALDWVQSLHPDSKTCWVAGYSFGAWIGMQLLMRRPEIEGFISIAPQPNIYDFSFLAPCPSSGLIIHGDADKVAPPKDVQTLVDKLHTQKGITITQKTLPGANHFFANDAQLLLDECADYLDRRLAGELSDQRTKRLR, encoded by the coding sequence ATGCCCGAGGTTATTTTCAACGGTCCTGCCGGTCGGCTGGAAGGTCGCTACCAGCCTTCCAAGGAGAAGAACGCGCCGATCGCCATCGTGCTGCACCCGCATCCGCAGTTCGGCGGGACGATGAACAACAAGATCGTCTACGACCTCTTCTATATGTTCCAAAAACGCGCCTTCACGACGCTGCGTTTCAACTTCCGCGGCATAGGCCGCAGCCAGGGCGAGTTCGACCATGGCGCTGGCGAGTTGTCGGATGCCGCGGCCGCGCTCGACTGGGTGCAGTCGCTGCATCCCGATTCCAAGACCTGCTGGGTGGCAGGTTATTCCTTCGGCGCGTGGATCGGCATGCAGCTGCTGATGCGCCGTCCCGAGATCGAGGGGTTCATCTCGATCGCGCCGCAACCCAACATCTACGACTTCTCGTTCCTCGCCCCCTGTCCCTCTTCGGGCCTCATCATCCACGGCGACGCGGACAAGGTCGCGCCGCCGAAGGACGTCCAGACGCTGGTCGACAAGCTGCATACGCAAAAGGGCATCACCATCACGCAGAAGACGCTGCCCGGCGCGAACCACTTCTTCGCCAATGATGCGCAACTGCTGCTCGACGAGTGTGCAGACTATCTCGACCGCCGGCTTGCCGGCGAACTGTCAGACCAGAGAACCAAACGGCTTCGCTGA
- a CDS encoding DUF3971 domain-containing protein, giving the protein MFDALHGALDLLERGGTSRIALENTEIVLADTGRIRSLLIGEASLSDNGADGLALSADGTLDGREVSLRGRATHEGGTQRITELHLTVAIAPSEPLVLDSSGMLSTDGSKSRMGGARIEIRGAETDGSTPTKLTLAADIDNSVIDLGRRGVVPGDADLDATLLIGSNKVEIDRLSFATGRSRIEATGAIGPQPREAANGAQPVYRYEFVTQRALLAPLDSPDSPTEFSARMAGRFDEATRQLTADELSVRTGEGQMAGVASAEFVSGKTPGLSLALSAKDMPVAQAKQFWPWMAAGRARQWVIENFFGGRVVESEIRYRVAPGRIGDGIPLKSNEIFGRFVVRDSRFDTTGELPPIRDAEGVIEFRGNDVDISLSSGTAYLPSGKAVAVSNGVLTFRDANRPPVIGDLDLDLKGEAIAVAELASLKPIDAMRRLNMDFSDFSGTVSGHVKTQLPLQKSTDLSSLEWQVKLNVSDLAVAKPFDNQKLSRARGTIQVDPRRAVLDLDGQLNEIPAELKIVEPLREGGPARVRDIKLTVDDKRRNQLAPGLSDMVAGTMVLNIDASDSARQKVTADLGKARLSIPWVGWSKGAGIPAKVSFNMARSGANSTLSNFQLSGDTFGISGDVKLADGGLASARFDRVRLNRNDNARVDITRRGKGYSVSVNGESFDARSLIKLILGDGESGEGGSSDTGTAVSVKASIARLVGFGNEALSGVELSYAGSAKGAATYSMTATTAGRGSVNVSSDAEGNRQSMRVRATDAGAFVRFLDIYDKMQGGQVDVTLSGASGGALRGQINATGFQIVNEPRLGSIVSTKPAGSDRSLNEAVRRDIDTARVEFQRGFARIEKGAGYLTIDGGVLRGPMVGATFQGTLYDARGNIDMTGTFMPAYGLNRLFAELPIIGIILGNGRDRGLIGVTFKLEGKAAKPQLQINPLSVIAPGIFRSIFEFQ; this is encoded by the coding sequence TTGTTCGATGCGCTGCATGGCGCGCTCGATCTGCTTGAACGTGGCGGCACCAGCCGCATCGCGCTCGAGAACACCGAAATCGTGCTCGCCGATACCGGCCGCATACGCAGCCTGCTGATTGGGGAAGCGTCGCTCTCCGACAACGGGGCGGATGGCCTGGCGCTTTCCGCCGATGGCACGCTGGACGGTCGCGAAGTTTCTTTGAGGGGCAGGGCGACCCATGAGGGCGGGACGCAGCGCATCACGGAACTCCATCTTACCGTGGCGATAGCGCCCTCCGAGCCACTTGTCCTCGATTCCAGCGGAATGCTCTCGACGGACGGCAGCAAGAGCAGGATGGGCGGCGCGAGAATCGAGATACGCGGCGCGGAAACCGACGGTTCGACGCCCACGAAACTCACGCTTGCTGCCGACATCGACAATTCGGTCATCGATCTCGGTCGTCGCGGCGTGGTGCCGGGCGACGCCGATCTCGACGCCACCCTTCTCATCGGTTCGAACAAGGTCGAGATAGACCGCCTCTCCTTCGCGACGGGCCGCTCGCGGATCGAGGCCACCGGCGCCATAGGCCCGCAGCCGCGGGAAGCTGCAAACGGGGCGCAGCCGGTATACCGCTACGAATTCGTGACTCAACGCGCGCTTCTTGCGCCGCTCGATTCGCCGGATTCCCCAACGGAATTCTCCGCCCGCATGGCGGGTCGCTTCGACGAGGCGACGCGCCAGCTCACCGCCGACGAGCTTTCCGTGCGCACCGGCGAGGGGCAGATGGCGGGCGTGGCCTCGGCGGAGTTTGTCTCCGGCAAGACGCCCGGCCTTTCCCTTGCCCTTTCCGCCAAGGACATGCCCGTCGCGCAGGCCAAGCAATTCTGGCCGTGGATGGCTGCGGGGCGTGCGCGTCAATGGGTGATCGAGAACTTTTTCGGTGGTCGCGTCGTCGAAAGCGAGATCCGCTACCGCGTGGCGCCGGGCCGCATCGGCGACGGCATTCCGCTGAAGAGCAACGAGATTTTCGGCCGTTTCGTGGTGCGCGATTCCCGCTTCGATACAACCGGCGAATTACCGCCGATCCGGGATGCGGAAGGCGTCATCGAGTTTCGCGGCAATGATGTGGACATATCCCTGTCCTCGGGGACGGCTTATCTGCCGAGCGGCAAGGCCGTGGCCGTCTCGAACGGCGTGCTGACCTTCCGTGACGCCAATCGTCCTCCCGTCATCGGCGACCTCGATCTCGACCTGAAGGGCGAAGCCATAGCGGTGGCGGAACTCGCCTCGTTGAAGCCTATCGACGCCATGCGCCGCCTCAACATGGATTTTTCCGATTTCAGCGGCACCGTGTCGGGACACGTCAAGACGCAGCTGCCGCTCCAGAAGTCGACCGACCTTTCCAGTCTGGAATGGCAGGTGAAGCTCAACGTCAGCGACCTCGCGGTCGCGAAACCGTTCGACAACCAGAAGCTCAGCCGCGCCAGGGGAACCATACAGGTCGATCCCCGCAGGGCGGTCCTCGATCTCGACGGCCAGTTGAACGAGATCCCGGCCGAACTGAAGATCGTCGAGCCGCTTCGCGAGGGCGGTCCCGCGCGCGTGCGCGACATCAAGCTGACGGTGGACGACAAGCGGCGCAACCAGCTCGCGCCAGGGCTGAGCGACATGGTCGCCGGCACCATGGTGCTGAATATCGATGCCTCCGACAGCGCGCGGCAGAAGGTGACCGCGGATCTCGGCAAGGCCCGGCTCAGCATACCCTGGGTCGGCTGGAGCAAGGGAGCCGGCATTCCCGCCAAGGTTTCCTTCAACATGGCGCGGTCAGGCGCCAATTCGACGCTTTCAAACTTCCAGCTTTCCGGCGACACGTTCGGCATCTCCGGAGATGTGAAGCTTGCGGATGGCGGGCTGGCTTCAGCCCGTTTCGATCGCGTGAGACTCAACCGAAACGACAATGCCCGTGTAGACATCACGCGGCGCGGCAAGGGCTATTCCGTCTCGGTCAACGGAGAGTCCTTCGACGCCCGCTCGCTGATCAAGCTGATCCTGGGCGACGGCGAAAGCGGAGAGGGCGGTTCGTCGGACACGGGAACCGCCGTCTCTGTCAAGGCGTCGATCGCCCGCCTCGTCGGCTTCGGCAACGAGGCGTTGTCAGGGGTGGAATTGAGCTACGCCGGCTCGGCAAAGGGGGCCGCGACCTATTCCATGACCGCCACCACGGCCGGCCGAGGCTCCGTCAACGTCTCCAGCGATGCCGAGGGAAACCGGCAATCCATGCGCGTACGGGCGACGGATGCCGGCGCTTTCGTGCGTTTCCTCGATATTTACGACAAGATGCAGGGCGGTCAGGTGGACGTGACGCTGAGCGGCGCGAGCGGCGGCGCCTTGCGTGGGCAGATCAACGCAACCGGTTTCCAGATCGTCAACGAGCCGCGGCTTGGCTCGATCGTCTCGACCAAGCCTGCCGGCAGCGACCGCAGCCTGAACGAGGCCGTGCGACGCGACATCGATACGGCGCGGGTCGAGTTCCAGCGCGGCTTCGCACGCATCGAGAAGGGCGCGGGTTACCTGACCATCGATGGCGGGGTGCTGCGCGGCCCCATGGTCGGCGCGACCTTCCAGGGCACGCTCTACGACGCCCGGGGAAACATCGACATGACCGGCACCTTCATGCCCGCCTATGGCCTCAATCGCCTGTTCGCCGAGCTTCCCATCATCGGCATCATCCTTGGAAACGGACGCGACCGCGGCCTGATCGGCGTCACCTTCAAGCTGGAAGGCAAGGCCGCCAAGCCGCAACTGCAGATCAACCCGCTTTCGGTGATCGCGCCGGGTATCTTCCGCTCGATCTTCGAGTTTCAGTGA
- a CDS encoding FMN-binding negative transcriptional regulator, with translation MYQPPHFQETRLEVLHELIRAHPLGLLICNGEDGPVANPLPFLLDADAAPKGVLRAHLSRANPQWQAIRALAEIPVLVVFQGVDTYVTPSWYETKRQTGKVVPTWNYAMVQARGRAVVREDAAWLGQQIAALTNAHEAPRAEPWHVSDAPDAFIAGQMKGIVGIEIEIAELNGKWKASQNRPAEDRAGVAEGLAAADDHISKTMAELVAGYGSRDKR, from the coding sequence GTGTACCAGCCTCCCCATTTCCAGGAGACCCGGCTGGAGGTTCTTCACGAACTGATCCGAGCCCATCCGCTCGGCCTGCTGATCTGCAATGGCGAGGACGGACCGGTTGCGAATCCGTTGCCCTTTCTTCTCGACGCGGACGCCGCGCCCAAGGGCGTTCTCCGCGCCCACCTGTCGCGCGCCAATCCGCAATGGCAGGCGATCCGGGCGCTGGCCGAAATACCGGTGCTTGTCGTCTTCCAGGGCGTGGATACGTATGTGACGCCCTCGTGGTACGAGACCAAGCGGCAGACGGGAAAGGTCGTGCCCACCTGGAACTACGCCATGGTTCAGGCGCGCGGGCGGGCTGTCGTCAGGGAAGACGCGGCGTGGCTCGGCCAGCAGATTGCGGCGCTCACGAACGCACATGAAGCGCCGCGTGCGGAGCCGTGGCATGTCTCCGACGCTCCGGACGCCTTCATTGCCGGCCAGATGAAGGGGATCGTGGGCATCGAGATCGAAATCGCGGAATTGAACGGCAAATGGAAGGCGAGCCAGAACCGTCCCGCGGAGGATCGGGCGGGCGTCGCCGAAGGTCTCGCCGCAGCGGACGATCACATATCGAAGACGATGGCCGAACTCGTCGCCGGCTACGGCAGTCGCGACAAGCGGTAA
- the sufB gene encoding Fe-S cluster assembly protein SufB, which yields MPAVQETIDRVKKIDVDQYKYGFETEIETDKAPKGLNEDIIRFISSKKNEPDWMLEWRLEAFRRWLTLEEPTWARVDYPKIDFQDIHYYAAPKNQTGPKSLDEVDPELLKVYEKLGIPLKEQEILAGVKKAAPADGESADNDNIYKTGRVAVDAVFDSVSVVTTFKEELAKAGVIFCSISEAIREHPELVKKYLGSVVPTTDNFYATLNSAVFTDGSFVFVPKGVRCPMELSTYFRINEKNTGQFERTLIIAEEGAYVSYLEGCTAPQRDENQLHAAVVELIALDDAEIKYSTVQNWYPGDAQGKGGIYNFVTKRGDCRGDRSKISWTQVETGSAITWKYPSCILRGDDSRGEFYSIAVSNGYQQVDSGTKMIHLGKNTSSRIISKGIAAGFSQNTYRGQVSAHRKAANARNFTNCDSLLIGDRCGAHTVPYIEAKNSTAQFEHEATTSKISEDAKFYVMQRGIPEEEAIALIVNGFVREVIQELPMEFAVEAQKLINISLEGSVG from the coding sequence ATGCCTGCCGTGCAGGAGACGATCGATCGCGTCAAGAAGATCGACGTCGACCAATACAAATATGGATTCGAGACCGAGATCGAGACGGACAAGGCCCCCAAGGGCCTGAACGAGGACATCATCCGGTTCATCTCCAGCAAGAAGAACGAGCCGGACTGGATGCTCGAATGGCGTCTGGAGGCGTTTCGCCGGTGGCTGACGCTGGAGGAGCCGACTTGGGCGCGCGTCGACTATCCGAAGATCGACTTCCAGGACATCCACTACTACGCAGCGCCGAAGAACCAGACCGGACCGAAGTCGCTGGACGAGGTCGATCCGGAACTGCTCAAGGTCTACGAGAAGCTCGGCATTCCGTTGAAGGAGCAGGAGATTCTGGCGGGTGTGAAGAAGGCGGCGCCTGCCGACGGCGAGAGCGCCGACAACGACAACATCTACAAGACCGGCCGCGTGGCCGTCGACGCGGTGTTCGATAGCGTGTCGGTTGTCACCACCTTCAAGGAGGAACTGGCCAAGGCCGGCGTCATCTTCTGCTCGATCTCGGAAGCCATCCGCGAGCATCCGGAACTGGTGAAAAAATATCTCGGCTCGGTCGTGCCGACCACCGACAATTTCTACGCCACGCTGAATTCGGCGGTCTTCACCGACGGTTCCTTCGTCTTCGTGCCGAAGGGCGTGCGCTGCCCGATGGAACTCTCGACCTATTTCCGTATCAACGAGAAGAACACCGGCCAGTTCGAGCGCACGCTGATCATCGCGGAGGAGGGGGCCTACGTCTCCTATCTCGAAGGCTGCACCGCGCCGCAGCGCGACGAGAACCAGCTTCACGCAGCCGTCGTCGAATTGATCGCGCTGGATGATGCCGAGATCAAATATTCGACCGTCCAGAACTGGTATCCCGGCGACGCGCAAGGCAAGGGCGGCATCTACAACTTTGTCACCAAGCGCGGCGATTGCCGTGGCGACCGCTCCAAGATCTCGTGGACGCAGGTGGAGACCGGTTCGGCCATCACCTGGAAGTACCCGTCCTGTATCCTGCGCGGCGACGATTCACGCGGCGAGTTCTACTCCATCGCCGTCTCGAACGGTTACCAGCAGGTCGACAGCGGCACCAAGATGATCCATCTCGGCAAGAACACGTCGAGCCGCATCATCTCCAAAGGCATTGCGGCGGGCTTCTCGCAGAATACCTATCGCGGACAGGTCTCGGCGCATCGCAAGGCCGCCAATGCGCGCAACTTCACCAATTGCGACTCGCTTCTGATCGGCGACCGGTGCGGAGCGCATACCGTTCCCTATATCGAGGCGAAGAACTCCACGGCGCAATTCGAGCACGAGGCGACCACCTCCAAGATTTCCGAAGACGCCAAGTTTTACGTCATGCAGCGCGGCATCCCTGAGGAAGAGGCGATCGCCCTCATCGTCAACGGCTTCGTGCGCGAGGTCATCCAGGAGTTGCCGATGGAATTCGCCGTCGAGGCGCAGAAGCTGATCAACATCTCGCTTGAGGGGAGCGTGGGATAG
- a CDS encoding anhydro-N-acetylmuramic acid kinase, producing the protein MKRDGPLTAIGLMSGTSMDGIDVAMLTTDGVDHLEFRGNLFVPYDAAFRRRLEGALETAKTITAREQRPGDLADIEREISRRHAEAVDTFLRNNRVDAASVDLIGFHGQTVLHRPQQALTVQLGDGGKLAQLTGIPVVYDMRANDMRHGGQGAPLVPAYHTALARSRGEDLAGKFPVCFVNIGGISNITYVSETDDPVAFDTGPGNALIDQWVSRQGGIPFDADGAIASEGTTVRAVVDRYLARPFFEKPGPKSLDRNDFTLAEAEGLELADGARTLAAVSAEAILRCVEHLPRPPKLWIVCGGGRKNPHILRDLHAGAEKTHAKVLTAEDVGMNGDFTEAEAWAHLAVRSARDLPLTFPTTTGCRQAVTGGVLAFPPRGDATR; encoded by the coding sequence ATGAAGCGCGACGGACCCCTGACGGCGATCGGCCTGATGAGCGGCACCTCCATGGACGGCATCGATGTCGCGATGCTGACGACGGACGGCGTCGATCATCTGGAATTTCGCGGCAATCTGTTCGTTCCCTATGACGCTGCCTTCCGGCGGCGGCTGGAAGGCGCACTTGAAACTGCTAAGACGATCACCGCACGGGAACAGCGGCCGGGCGATCTGGCGGATATCGAGCGCGAGATTTCCCGACGCCACGCGGAAGCCGTCGACACCTTCCTTCGCAACAATCGCGTCGACGCCGCCTCGGTCGATCTGATCGGCTTTCACGGCCAGACGGTGCTGCATCGGCCGCAGCAGGCGCTCACCGTCCAACTCGGCGACGGAGGCAAGCTGGCGCAACTGACAGGAATTCCTGTCGTCTACGACATGCGCGCCAACGACATGCGGCACGGCGGACAGGGCGCGCCGCTGGTCCCGGCCTATCATACCGCGTTGGCGCGCTCGCGCGGCGAAGACCTTGCCGGGAAATTCCCCGTCTGTTTCGTCAACATCGGCGGCATATCCAACATTACCTACGTGTCGGAAACGGACGATCCGGTTGCCTTCGATACAGGACCCGGCAACGCGCTGATCGACCAGTGGGTATCGCGTCAGGGCGGCATTCCGTTCGATGCGGATGGCGCGATCGCCAGCGAGGGCACGACGGTGCGTGCTGTGGTCGATCGCTACCTCGCCAGGCCCTTCTTCGAAAAACCGGGGCCGAAATCGTTGGACCGCAACGATTTCACCCTCGCGGAGGCGGAAGGCCTGGAACTTGCCGACGGCGCACGAACGCTTGCCGCCGTTTCAGCGGAAGCGATCCTTAGATGCGTTGAACACCTTCCGAGGCCGCCGAAGCTCTGGATCGTCTGCGGCGGCGGGCGCAAAAACCCCCACATCCTGCGCGACCTGCACGCAGGAGCCGAAAAAACGCACGCGAAAGTGCTTACCGCCGAGGATGTCGGCATGAACGGCGACTTCACCGAGGCTGAAGCCTGGGCACATCTCGCCGTCCGCTCAGCGCGCGACCTGCCGCTCACATTTCCGACAACCACAGGCTGCCGTCAGGCTGTAACCGGCGGCGTACTTGCCTTTCCGCCACGCGGTGACGCGACGCGGTAG
- the tyrS gene encoding tyrosine--tRNA ligase, translated as MPAFKSDFLRVMSERGFIHQISDEAGLDELFLRERVTAYIGFDATAKSLHAGSLIQIMMLHWMQQTGHRPIALMGGGTTMIGDPSFKDEARKLLTPEDIDDNLVGIRKNFASYLRFGDGPGDALMVNNADWLMTINYVNFLRDVGRHFSVNRMLSFDSVKLRLDREQSLSFLEFNYMILQAYDFVELSKRYNCRLQMGGSDQWGNIVSGIDLGHRMGTPQLFALTTPLLTTASGAKMGKTASGAVWLDADMLSPYDFWQYWRNTEDADVERFLKLYTTLPLDEVARLAALKSSEINEAKKIFATEITAMLHGREAADAAAETARKTFEEGALADDLPSIEVSGGELAAGIGLLTLLVRAGLAGSNGEARRHVQGGAVRVNDQPVNDERGVVNDGHLVGGVVKLSVGKKKHVLVRPV; from the coding sequence ATGCCTGCCTTCAAGTCCGATTTCCTGCGCGTCATGTCCGAGCGCGGTTTCATCCACCAGATCTCGGATGAGGCCGGCCTCGACGAGCTTTTCTTGAGGGAACGCGTCACCGCCTATATCGGCTTCGATGCGACGGCGAAGAGCCTGCATGCCGGCTCGCTGATCCAGATCATGATGCTGCACTGGATGCAGCAGACCGGCCATCGCCCGATAGCGCTGATGGGCGGCGGCACGACGATGATCGGCGATCCGTCCTTCAAGGACGAGGCGCGCAAACTTCTCACCCCGGAGGACATCGACGACAATCTTGTCGGCATCCGCAAAAATTTCGCCAGCTATCTGCGCTTCGGCGACGGGCCCGGCGATGCGCTGATGGTCAACAACGCCGATTGGCTGATGACCATCAACTACGTCAACTTCCTGCGCGACGTCGGCCGGCATTTCTCCGTCAACCGCATGCTGTCGTTCGATTCGGTCAAGCTCAGGCTCGACCGCGAGCAGTCGTTATCGTTCCTCGAATTCAACTACATGATCCTGCAGGCCTACGATTTCGTGGAGTTGTCGAAGCGCTATAATTGCCGACTGCAGATGGGCGGCTCCGACCAATGGGGCAACATTGTCAGCGGCATCGACCTCGGCCACCGCATGGGCACGCCGCAACTGTTCGCGCTGACGACGCCGCTGCTCACCACCGCTTCCGGCGCCAAGATGGGCAAGACCGCGTCAGGCGCCGTCTGGCTGGATGCGGACATGCTCAGCCCGTACGATTTCTGGCAATATTGGCGCAATACGGAGGACGCCGACGTCGAGCGCTTCCTGAAACTCTACACGACGCTTCCGCTTGATGAAGTGGCACGGCTTGCGGCGCTGAAGAGTTCGGAGATCAATGAGGCGAAGAAGATCTTCGCCACCGAGATCACGGCGATGCTGCATGGGCGGGAAGCAGCCGATGCGGCCGCCGAAACCGCGCGCAAGACCTTCGAGGAAGGCGCGCTGGCCGACGATCTACCCTCGATAGAAGTATCCGGCGGAGAACTTGCGGCCGGCATCGGCTTGCTCACGCTTCTGGTGCGCGCGGGGCTTGCCGGCTCGAATGGCGAGGCGCGGCGGCATGTGCAGGGTGGCGCGGTGCGGGTCAACGACCAGCCTGTCAATGACGAGCGCGGCGTCGTCAATGACGGTCACCTCGTCGGCGGCGTGGTGAAACTGTCCGTTGGCAAGAAGAAGCACGTTCTGGTGCGGCCGGTCTGA
- a CDS encoding cysteine desulfurase, whose amino-acid sequence MAVERAYLDHNASAPLRESARSAMVDALAAANPSSVHAEGRAARAIVEEARRGVAALVSAKPDHVAFTSGATEAASTLLSPGWRMGRGAVRMSHLYVCASDHPCLLGGGGFDGTAVTRVGVDRNGVVDLGALEAALAGHEKDDGLPLVALHHANNETGVIQPVDEVSRIARTAGAVIVLDAVQAVGRIPVDISAGYADYLILSSHKIGGPKGAGAIVAASDLMMPLPLVAGGGQEKGHRAGTENVAGIAGFGAAAREALAELPYVESIRERRDSIEGHLRASDSAVEIFGVGASRLPNTTFFALPGIKAETAQIAFDLAGVALSAGSACSSGKVGPSHVLKAMGFGDRAGALRVSIGMSTTDKDVELFKAALAGILSRRREVTRAA is encoded by the coding sequence ATGGCCGTGGAGCGCGCATATCTCGACCACAATGCAAGCGCTCCGCTGCGGGAGAGCGCTCGCTCGGCTATGGTCGATGCTCTGGCCGCGGCCAATCCGTCATCCGTCCATGCCGAGGGCAGGGCGGCGCGGGCAATTGTCGAGGAAGCGCGGCGTGGCGTGGCGGCGCTGGTCAGCGCGAAGCCCGACCATGTGGCGTTCACGTCGGGCGCGACCGAAGCCGCATCCACGTTGCTCTCGCCCGGGTGGCGGATGGGGCGCGGCGCGGTCCGCATGTCGCATCTTTACGTCTGCGCATCGGACCATCCCTGTCTTCTGGGCGGCGGCGGGTTCGACGGGACAGCCGTGACGCGCGTCGGTGTCGACCGAAACGGCGTCGTAGACCTTGGCGCTCTTGAAGCGGCCCTTGCCGGGCACGAAAAGGATGACGGGCTGCCGCTCGTCGCGCTGCACCATGCCAACAATGAGACCGGCGTGATCCAGCCTGTCGATGAAGTCTCGCGCATCGCGCGGACCGCAGGCGCTGTGATCGTGCTCGACGCCGTTCAGGCCGTAGGTCGAATTCCCGTGGATATATCGGCCGGTTACGCCGATTACCTGATTCTCTCTTCGCACAAGATCGGCGGGCCGAAAGGCGCCGGCGCGATTGTGGCGGCTTCCGATCTGATGATGCCGCTGCCGCTCGTTGCCGGTGGCGGGCAGGAAAAGGGCCATCGCGCCGGTACGGAGAACGTGGCGGGAATTGCCGGCTTCGGAGCGGCTGCGCGTGAGGCGCTGGCTGAACTGCCGTATGTTGAATCGATACGTGAGCGGCGTGATTCGATTGAGGGGCATCTGCGGGCAAGCGATTCCGCCGTCGAGATTTTTGGCGTTGGCGCATCGCGGCTGCCCAACACGACCTTCTTCGCTTTGCCTGGCATAAAGGCCGAAACGGCGCAGATCGCCTTCGATCTGGCTGGGGTGGCGCTCTCGGCGGGTTCCGCTTGTTCGTCGGGAAAAGTAGGCCCCAGCCATGTGCTGAAGGCCATGGGTTTTGGCGACCGTGCAGGCGCGCTGCGCGTCTCCATCGGCATGTCTACGACCGACAAAGACGTCGAACTGTTCAAGGCGGCGCTGGCCGGCATCCTGTCGCGTCGCCGCGAAGTCACCAGGGCAGCTTAG
- the sufC gene encoding Fe-S cluster assembly ATPase SufC — translation MLEIRNLHAKIADTDTEIIRGLNLTVNAGEVAAIMGPNGSGKSTLSYILAGRDDCEVTEGDILYNGESILDLDPAERAVKGIFLAFQYPMEIPGVATMEFLKVAMNAQRKARGEEPLKVPDFLKRVKEATASLDMDMAMLKRPLNVGFSGGEKKRAEILQMKLLEPKLCVLDETDSGLDIDALKIVADGVNSLRAPDRAVIVITHYQRLLDYIVPDTVHVLYRGQVIKSGDKTLAHDLEAHGYAGFIQEAAE, via the coding sequence ATGCTTGAAATCAGAAACCTTCACGCCAAGATCGCCGATACGGACACGGAGATCATCCGTGGCCTGAACCTGACCGTGAACGCGGGCGAGGTGGCTGCCATCATGGGGCCGAATGGGTCCGGCAAGTCGACGCTCTCCTATATTCTCGCCGGCCGCGATGACTGTGAGGTCACCGAGGGCGACATTCTTTACAATGGCGAGTCTATCCTCGATCTCGATCCGGCCGAGCGCGCCGTCAAGGGCATCTTCCTCGCCTTCCAATATCCGATGGAGATACCGGGCGTGGCGACGATGGAGTTTTTGAAGGTCGCCATGAACGCGCAGCGCAAGGCGCGCGGCGAGGAACCGCTCAAGGTTCCGGATTTCCTCAAGCGCGTGAAGGAAGCGACCGCTTCGCTCGACATGGACATGGCCATGCTCAAGCGGCCGCTGAATGTCGGCTTCTCGGGTGGCGAGAAGAAGCGGGCCGAAATCCTGCAGATGAAGCTCCTGGAGCCGAAGCTCTGCGTTCTCGACGAGACCGATTCCGGCCTTGACATCGACGCGCTCAAGATCGTTGCGGATGGCGTGAATTCGCTGCGCGCGCCGGACCGTGCGGTGATCGTCATCACCCACTACCAGCGTTTGCTGGACTATATCGTGCCGGACACCGTGCACGTCCTCTACAGGGGGCAGGTCATCAAGTCCGGCGACAAGACGCTGGCGCACGATCTCGAGGCCCATGGCTATGCCGGCTTCATCCAGGAGGCGGCGGAGTGA